The following DNA comes from Paraburkholderia phytofirmans PsJN.
CCATTCGCTCGCGCAACCCGATTGGCTCGACATGCCGGATAACGACGCGGGCTTTGTCACGCACGATATCCATCGGGATGCGCGCTGAAGGAGTCACGAGTCTGAGTAGCGCGTGACCGAGGTGAGACGCGGCAATCGTGGCAGCCCTTGGCAGTATCGAAAACGGCCCTGTTCAAGCAATAAGCAACCGGCAATCAGCAACAAGCACGTTGCAAACCGCCACCGGGCCACAAACAAAAACGGCGCCCTAAAAGGGCGCCGTTTCCAGAACCAGTTTCAGCAGAGCGCGTGCAGTGCATGCCCGCGCCCGCCAATACCTTACTTCAGCACGTGAGCGACCGCGCTGGCCACCACATCGAGATTGCGCGTATTCAGCGCAGCCACGCAGATGCGACCGGTGCTCACGGCATAGATGCCGAACTCTTCACGCAGGCGGTCCACTTGCGGCGCCGTCAGACCCGAGTACGAGAACATGCCGCGTTGCGCGTTCACGAAGCTGAAATCGCGATCCACGCCGCTTGCCTTCAGGCGTTCGACCAGACCGTTGCGCATGGCGCGAATACGGTCACGCATTTCGGCCAGTTCGGTTTCCCACGTGGCGCGCAGTTGCGGCGATGCGAGCACCGCCGCAACTACCGAGCCGCCGTGCGTCGGCGGGTTCGAGTAGTTCGTGCGGATCACGCGCTTGAGTTGCGACAGCACGCGAGCGGATTCTTCCTTGCTTGCCGTGATCACCGACAGCGCGCCGACGCGCTCGCCGTACAGCGAGAACGACTTCGAGAACGACGACGACACGAACACGTTCAGTTCCGACGCTGCGAAAAGACGCACGGCTGCAGCGTCCGATTCGATGTTGTCGCCGAAACCTTGGTAAGCGATGTCGAGGAACGGCACCAGGTTGCGCGCCTTGACCACTTCGACGATCTGCTTCCATTGCTCGACGCTCAGGTCCACGCCGGTCGGGTTATGGCAGCACGCGTGCAAAACAACGACGGTGCCTGCTGCGTAGCTGTTCAGCGCGCTCAGCATGGCGTCGAAATTCACGCCGTGGGTTTGCGCGTCGTAGTACGGATACGACACGACTTCGAAGCCTGCGCTTTCGAACAGCGCACGATGGTTTTCCCAGCTCGGATCGCTGATCGCGACCTTCGCGTTCGGATTCAGGCGCTTCAGGAAATCCGCGCCGATCTTCAACGCGCCCGTGCCGCCCAATGCCTGCGCCGTCACAACGCGGCCCGCTGCGATCAGCGGCGAGTCGTTGCCGAGCAGCAGTTTCTGCACGGCGGCGTCGTAAGCGGCAATGCCTTCGATCGGCAGATACCCGCGCGGCAGCGCAGCTTCGACGCGCGCCTTTTCGGCGTCGCGCACGGCGCGCAGCAGCGGAATCTTGCCTTCTTCGTTGAAATACACGCCGACGCCAAGATTGACCTTGGTGGTGCGCGCATCGGCGTTGAAGGCTTCGTTCAGGCCCAGAATCGGGTCGCGGGGAGCAAGTTCGACGGCGGAGAACAGAGACATGATGGGTGGGCAGCAGTAGTGAGAAGAGGGCGGCTTCGATCGCGGACGGCCGGGCCAGCGGCGTCCGACGCAAAACGTGGACGCGCTGCGGGCGGCAGCGACCGGGCGCAACTTCGCATTGTAACGAATTCGCGCCCATTTTTCGGACGCCAACGCCGCTCGTAGGGAATTTTTTGCTTGAAAAACAGGCACTCCGGCGCCAACTGCAAACCACGACGCTGTCCGCCAGGCCGCCTGAAGATAGCCGGAAAGCGGCCCGCAGCCGGCGGAATCAGGGCTCGTTGCGGCAGTTCGGTCG
Coding sequences within:
- a CDS encoding amino acid aminotransferase — translated: MSLFSAVELAPRDPILGLNEAFNADARTTKVNLGVGVYFNEEGKIPLLRAVRDAEKARVEAALPRGYLPIEGIAAYDAAVQKLLLGNDSPLIAAGRVVTAQALGGTGALKIGADFLKRLNPNAKVAISDPSWENHRALFESAGFEVVSYPYYDAQTHGVNFDAMLSALNSYAAGTVVVLHACCHNPTGVDLSVEQWKQIVEVVKARNLVPFLDIAYQGFGDNIESDAAAVRLFAASELNVFVSSSFSKSFSLYGERVGALSVITASKEESARVLSQLKRVIRTNYSNPPTHGGSVVAAVLASPQLRATWETELAEMRDRIRAMRNGLVERLKASGVDRDFSFVNAQRGMFSYSGLTAPQVDRLREEFGIYAVSTGRICVAALNTRNLDVVASAVAHVLK